In Moorella sp. Hama-1, a single genomic region encodes these proteins:
- a CDS encoding MerR family DNA-binding transcriptional regulator — translation MELLSISQAAKKLGVHPNRLRAWEKQGLLIPVRLPSGQRRYPIDEINRILGTGGIKAEPEAVVLYARVSTKKQADAGNLERQMERLRQ, via the coding sequence ATGGAATTGTTATCCATTAGTCAAGCAGCGAAAAAGTTAGGAGTGCATCCGAACCGTTTGCGAGCTTGGGAAAAACAAGGATTGCTTATCCCAGTAAGATTGCCTAGCGGTCAAAGAAGATACCCGATAGATGAGATCAACCGCATTTTAGGGACTGGGGGGATAAAAGCAGAACCGGAAGCAGTTGTGCTTTACGCCCGGGTATCTACCAAAAAGCAGGCCGACGCGGGCAATCTGGAGCGGCAGATGGAACGGCTGCGGCAATAG